From a region of the Sminthopsis crassicaudata isolate SCR6 chromosome 6, ASM4859323v1, whole genome shotgun sequence genome:
- the LOC141547513 gene encoding olfactory receptor 8K3-like, whose translation MEEMDKWNETTFIQVTEFILMGITDHPDLQIPLFLVFLIIYLVIVLGNVGLIILTKIDSHLKTPMYFFLRNLAFIDLGYSTAIGPKMLVNFIVEKNTISYIACATQLVVFITLMINELFMLSVMAYDRYVAICNPLLYMVIMSDKMCCLLVSIPYLYSSFEALLITIKIFNSSFWKSNIISHFYCDSLPLLSILCRDAKDVELILLSLSAFNLIFSLLIVLVSYGFILLAIIRMNSAEGRRKAFSTCGSHLTVVVILYGTLIFMYLQPKSNHSFDTDKMASVFYTLVIPMLNPLIYSLRNKEVKGALKRALENQCKSLLCGPI comes from the coding sequence ATGGAAGAAATGGATAAATGGAATGAAACCACATTTATTCAAGTAACTGAATTCATTCTCATGGGCATCACAGATCATCCTGACCTGCAGATCCCTCTCTTCCTTGTATTTCTCATCATTTACCTAGTCATAGTTCTAGGAAATGTAGGCTTGATTATCTTGACTAAGATTGATTCTCACCTGAAAACTCCCATGTACTTTTTCCTCAGGAATTTGGCCTTTATTGATCTTGGCTACTCCACTGCAATTGGCCCAAAAATGTTAGTTAATTTCATAGTAGAAAAAAATACCATCTCCTATATTGCATGTGCAACCCAGTTAGTTGTCTTTATAACATTAATGATAAATGAACTTTTTATGCTATCAGTAATGGCTTACGATCGCTATGTAGCTATCTGTAATCCCCTATTGTACATGGTCATCATGTCAGATAAAATGTGCTGTCTCTTGGTGTCCATCCCATATCTATACAGCTCCTTTGAAGCACTACTaattacaattaaaatttttaattcatctttttgGAAATCTAACATAATTAGTCATTTCTATTGTGATAGTCTCCCCCTTTTAAGTATTTTATGCAGGGATGCAAAGGATGTAGAATTAATCCTACTGAGCCTTTCtgcttttaatttgattttctctctgCTAATTGTTCTTGTTTCATATGGATTCATTCTTTTGGCCATCATTAGGATGAATTCTGCTGAAGGCAGACGCAAAGCCTTCTCTACCTGCGGTTCCCATCTCACAGTGGTGGTTATCTTGTATGGCACACTAATTTTCATGTACCTGCAGCCCAAGTCAAATCACTCCTTTGATACAGACAAAATGGCTTCTGTCTTTTATACCCTGGTTATTCCCATGCTGAATCCTTTAATCTACAGTTTGAGAAATAAGGAAGTAAAAGGTGCTCTGAAAAGAGCCCTGGAAAATCAATGCAAAAGCCTTCTTTGTGGTCCCATATAG